One Arenicella xantha DNA segment encodes these proteins:
- a CDS encoding 1-aminocyclopropane-1-carboxylate deaminase/D-cysteine desulfhydrase, translating to MEFNSISIAEIPLIVARDDLNHRAVSGNKLHKLTPNIELAKAGNYSTILSFGGPYSNHLHALAWACKESGLASIGVVRGELHANLTDTLKDCQAWGMRLFASQRKEYREYQQALALGLALKFANSSSIASLSEQLEDTLILPEGGSNLIAIESLSKAYAEVFSLPHCSGITHAVCATGTGATLAGLYKAAPRRIKVIGIQAVAESDATLKRIHGWLGEKPLNLSIEPGHLGGFGKIPTELVRFVEEFEANFNVPLDPIYNGKVMYKLSQMIAAGYFKKTDKVLVMHTGGLQGKRGS from the coding sequence GCGGTGTCGGGCAATAAACTGCACAAATTGACACCGAATATCGAGCTTGCCAAGGCTGGAAACTATTCAACAATTTTGAGTTTCGGTGGCCCCTATTCGAATCATCTGCACGCGCTTGCATGGGCTTGCAAGGAGTCGGGCTTAGCCAGTATTGGGGTAGTTCGCGGGGAGCTTCATGCCAACTTAACTGACACATTAAAAGACTGTCAGGCATGGGGAATGCGCTTGTTTGCATCGCAACGTAAAGAATATCGAGAGTATCAACAAGCTTTGGCGCTCGGTTTAGCGCTAAAGTTTGCTAATAGCTCATCTATTGCGTCTTTGTCTGAGCAGCTTGAGGACACTCTTATTCTTCCTGAAGGTGGAAGTAACCTGATTGCGATTGAGTCTCTAAGCAAGGCATATGCGGAGGTCTTTAGCTTGCCGCACTGCTCTGGTATTACCCATGCGGTCTGCGCAACGGGCACTGGTGCCACACTTGCTGGTTTATATAAAGCAGCACCACGGCGGATCAAGGTGATTGGGATTCAAGCGGTTGCCGAATCTGACGCCACGCTAAAGCGTATACACGGGTGGCTAGGCGAAAAGCCATTGAATCTGAGTATTGAGCCGGGGCATTTAGGTGGATTTGGCAAGATACCGACCGAATTAGTGAGGTTTGTTGAAGAGTTTGAAGCTAATTTTAACGTGCCGCTAGACCCTATTTATAATGGCAAGGTGATGTATAAGTTGTCGCAAATGATAGCAGCGGGCTACTTCAAAAAGACTGATAAGGTTTTGGTTATGCATACCGGTGGGTTGCAAGGAAAACGCGGTAGCTAG
- the rpoD gene encoding RNA polymerase sigma factor RpoD: protein MDSSSKKTELKRLILKGKEQGFLTYREINDHLPEDMNDTDQIESVVNMINDMGIDVFDSVPDADTLLHKAAADKEAEEDDDNTDAVLATAVESEFGRTTDPVRMYMREMGTVDLLTRADEINLAQRIEDGIRQSTEAMAACPSAIQTILDYFDAIEKEEMRLTDLLVAFIDPNAEIDPNPVQSGSAAQKKDDDDDEDEEEEKPVDTGPDMDEAIERFKLMKRQHARHAKALESHGFDSKQARKVQAELIEGLMEIKFVPKIIEHLWESIREQVEVIRGFEKAIMDIAVTEAGISRKEFIEIFVSGETDEDLYEKLLAAAKQKGEVEDNHAMILMSQAKLRRIVDTLGVPIEEIKDINRRMSIGEAKARRAKKEMVEANLRLVISIAKKYTNRGLQFLDLIQEGNIGLMKAVDKFEYRRGYKFSTYATWWIRQAITRSIADQARTIRIPVHMIETINKLNRISRQILQEKGREALPEELAEKMEMPEDKIRKVLKIAKEPISMETPIGDDEDSNLGDFIEDKNVEAPMEAATTSGLLNATSEILESLTPREAKVLRMRFGIGMNTDHTLEEVGKQFDVTRERIRQIEAKALRKLRHPSRSEHLKSFLEQN, encoded by the coding sequence ATGGATTCGAGTAGCAAAAAGACTGAACTCAAACGACTGATCCTTAAAGGCAAGGAACAAGGCTTCCTGACCTATCGAGAGATCAACGATCACCTTCCGGAAGACATGAACGATACTGACCAAATTGAGTCAGTAGTGAACATGATCAACGACATGGGTATCGACGTATTCGACAGCGTTCCAGATGCCGACACCTTGTTGCACAAGGCCGCGGCTGACAAAGAAGCCGAAGAAGACGATGACAATACCGATGCGGTGCTAGCCACAGCAGTTGAAAGTGAGTTTGGACGCACCACTGACCCGGTACGCATGTACATGCGCGAAATGGGTACAGTGGATCTATTGACGCGCGCCGATGAAATCAATCTGGCACAGCGCATCGAAGACGGTATTCGTCAGTCCACTGAGGCGATGGCGGCTTGCCCATCTGCAATTCAGACTATTTTGGACTATTTCGACGCAATCGAAAAAGAAGAGATGCGTCTTACCGATCTATTGGTTGCGTTTATCGATCCAAATGCTGAAATCGACCCGAACCCAGTGCAATCTGGTTCGGCCGCGCAAAAGAAAGACGACGATGATGACGAAGACGAGGAAGAAGAAAAACCCGTCGATACCGGCCCTGACATGGACGAGGCGATTGAACGATTCAAGTTAATGAAGCGTCAACATGCTCGCCACGCAAAAGCCTTAGAGTCACATGGTTTTGATAGCAAGCAAGCACGTAAGGTTCAAGCTGAGCTAATCGAAGGATTGATGGAAATCAAGTTTGTTCCAAAAATCATTGAACATTTGTGGGAGTCCATTCGCGAGCAAGTCGAGGTCATTCGTGGCTTTGAAAAAGCGATTATGGACATTGCGGTCACGGAAGCGGGAATTTCACGCAAAGAATTTATTGAGATTTTCGTAAGCGGTGAGACAGACGAAGATCTGTACGAAAAACTGCTTGCTGCCGCCAAACAGAAAGGTGAAGTCGAAGATAATCACGCAATGATCTTGATGTCTCAAGCCAAGTTGCGACGTATTGTCGATACGCTTGGCGTTCCGATTGAAGAAATCAAGGACATCAACCGTCGCATGTCGATCGGTGAAGCCAAAGCTCGACGCGCCAAAAAAGAGATGGTCGAAGCAAACCTTCGATTGGTGATTTCGATTGCTAAAAAATACACCAATCGCGGCTTACAGTTCCTAGATTTAATCCAGGAAGGCAACATCGGCCTAATGAAAGCGGTTGATAAGTTTGAATACCGTCGCGGTTATAAGTTTTCGACGTACGCAACTTGGTGGATTCGTCAGGCGATCACACGCTCTATTGCTGACCAAGCTCGCACTATTCGAATTCCGGTGCACATGATTGAAACAATCAATAAGTTGAACCGTATTTCACGTCAAATTCTTCAAGAGAAAGGTCGCGAGGCGTTGCCAGAAGAGTTGGCTGAAAAAATGGAGATGCCAGAAGATAAGATTCGCAAGGTTCTCAAAATCGCTAAGGAACCGATTTCAATGGAGACTCCAATTGGTGACGATGAAGACAGCAACTTAGGTGACTTTATCGAAGACAAAAATGTTGAAGCACCAATGGAAGCCGCGACAACTTCAGGGTTATTGAATGCAACCTCTGAAATCCTTGAAAGTCTTACACCGAGAGAAGCCAAAGTATTGCGCATGCGATTTGGTATCGGCATGAACACTGACCATACCTTGGAAGAAGTCGGCAAGCAGTTTGATGTTACGCGTGAGCGGATTCGACAAATTGAAGCCAAGGCGTTACGTAAATTACGCCATCCAAGTCGTTCAGAGCACTTAAAAAGCTTTCTCGAACAAAACTAA
- the dnaG gene encoding DNA primase encodes MAGRIPQHFIDQLLNRIDVVDLIDAYVPLKKAGANYKACCPFHGEKTPSFTVSPSKQFYHCFGCGANGTAISFLMEYDHMEFRDAIEKLASSAGMEIPEEAQGFTPKNTSVAGVDLYQLMEQVNEFYQTQLRQHKDRDQAVSYLKARGLSGDIAKRFGLGFAPEGWDNLMSQLGSTVSTQKALLDTGMLTENEKKRVYDRFRHRIMFPIHDHRGRIVGFGGRVLESENPQPGNPKYLNSPETPIFHKGSELYGLYAARGGIKDADGVLVVEGYMDVVALAQAGINNAVATLGTATTPMHLQRLFRHTPNITFCFDGDRAGREAAWKALETSLSALQDGFQVSFLFLPDGEDPDTMVKKIGKDAFQALITDAKPLPDFLIENLQTQADVNRLDGRAKLSKLARPLIDKLPNGVLKKLILDRLASITQVSVQDLASQETMNEAEPAQRPNNRQPQAKSDHTGYITPVRRALSLILQYPHLHPEFAALGGIPDDQMRGIGIIQSLYAACVENPNASTATLLERYRQESFFATLSQLANHQHNNMEHLEEDDAKQLINGTICKVIEEYNANEIIRATNELEALSKRARASALSQEDEQRRQTLMNFLRESYK; translated from the coding sequence ATGGCCGGGCGCATTCCTCAACACTTCATAGATCAACTACTCAATCGAATCGATGTCGTCGACTTGATAGATGCCTATGTGCCGCTTAAAAAAGCTGGTGCAAACTACAAGGCTTGCTGCCCCTTTCATGGCGAAAAAACGCCATCGTTTACCGTATCACCAAGCAAACAGTTTTATCATTGCTTTGGCTGTGGCGCCAACGGCACCGCGATTAGCTTCTTGATGGAATACGACCACATGGAGTTTCGCGACGCAATTGAAAAGTTGGCGTCGAGCGCCGGCATGGAGATACCGGAGGAAGCACAAGGCTTCACGCCCAAAAACACCTCAGTAGCGGGCGTCGACTTATATCAGCTAATGGAACAGGTAAATGAGTTCTACCAAACCCAGCTGCGCCAACATAAAGACCGAGATCAAGCCGTTTCCTATTTAAAAGCTCGAGGCTTAAGTGGCGATATCGCCAAACGGTTCGGCCTCGGTTTCGCCCCCGAAGGCTGGGACAACTTAATGAGCCAACTTGGCAGCACTGTCTCTACGCAGAAAGCCCTGCTAGACACCGGCATGCTAACCGAGAACGAAAAGAAGCGAGTTTACGATCGCTTTCGACATCGGATCATGTTCCCCATTCATGACCACCGAGGTCGAATCGTCGGCTTTGGCGGCCGCGTTCTGGAATCTGAGAACCCGCAGCCAGGCAACCCAAAATATTTAAATTCCCCAGAAACCCCAATTTTTCATAAAGGTTCCGAGCTTTATGGACTATACGCAGCACGTGGAGGCATCAAAGACGCCGACGGTGTGTTGGTGGTTGAAGGTTATATGGATGTCGTGGCCCTAGCTCAAGCGGGCATCAATAACGCGGTCGCCACGTTAGGCACCGCCACCACTCCCATGCATCTACAGCGCCTATTTCGGCATACTCCGAATATCACATTTTGTTTTGATGGCGATCGAGCGGGCCGTGAAGCAGCGTGGAAAGCCCTTGAAACCAGCCTATCGGCCCTCCAAGATGGCTTTCAAGTCAGCTTCCTATTTTTACCTGACGGTGAAGACCCCGATACCATGGTGAAAAAAATTGGCAAAGATGCGTTTCAGGCTCTCATTACCGACGCAAAACCACTCCCAGATTTTTTAATCGAAAACTTGCAGACCCAGGCAGATGTAAATCGCTTGGATGGGCGCGCCAAGCTGAGCAAGCTCGCTCGGCCATTGATCGACAAGCTACCAAACGGCGTACTGAAAAAACTAATCCTCGACAGACTCGCGTCAATTACCCAAGTCAGCGTGCAAGACTTAGCCTCACAAGAAACCATGAATGAAGCGGAACCGGCGCAACGGCCGAATAACCGCCAACCGCAAGCAAAATCAGATCACACTGGGTATATCACTCCCGTTCGCCGCGCTTTATCGTTGATCTTACAATACCCACACTTACATCCAGAATTTGCCGCCTTGGGCGGCATACCCGACGATCAAATGCGAGGCATTGGGATCATCCAATCGCTATATGCAGCCTGTGTCGAGAACCCCAATGCATCAACCGCCACGCTATTAGAGCGGTATCGACAAGAATCATTCTTTGCAACCTTGTCGCAGCTGGCCAACCACCAGCACAACAACATGGAGCATTTGGAAGAGGACGACGCAAAACAACTAATTAACGGCACTATTTGCAAAGTGATAGAAGAGTATAATGCCAATGAAATTATCCGCGCGACCAATGAATTAGAAGCATTAAGCAAGCGTGCACGCGCCTCTGCCTTGAGTCAAGAGGATGAGCAGCGCCGACAAACCCTAATGAACTTTCTGCGTGAAAGTTATAAATAG
- a CDS encoding GatB/YqeY domain-containing protein encodes MSLKDQILADMKTAMRAKQASQLESIRMLRAAIQRKEVDDQTEIGDDEVMLILQKQIKQSQDAITQFKAGERQDLAEKEQTHVDNLMVYMPAQLSDEEVAAAVADAISSTGASSMQDMGKVMGILKDKLQGKADMGKVSGLIRAKLS; translated from the coding sequence ATGTCGCTGAAAGATCAAATCCTAGCGGACATGAAAACTGCGATGCGTGCAAAACAAGCATCGCAGCTTGAGTCTATTCGCATGCTCCGTGCAGCTATCCAACGCAAGGAAGTGGATGATCAAACTGAAATCGGCGACGATGAAGTTATGCTCATTTTGCAAAAGCAAATAAAGCAATCTCAAGACGCTATCACTCAGTTTAAGGCCGGAGAACGTCAGGATTTAGCTGAAAAAGAGCAAACGCACGTCGACAATTTAATGGTCTACATGCCAGCTCAACTCAGCGATGAAGAGGTCGCTGCAGCCGTGGCCGACGCAATCTCATCGACCGGCGCCAGCTCAATGCAAGACATGGGTAAGGTTATGGGCATTCTCAAGGACAAGCTGCAGGGCAAAGCCGACATGGGAAAGGTGAGCGGTTTAATCCGAGCTAAACTTAGCTAA
- the rpsU gene encoding 30S ribosomal protein S21, with translation MPQVKVKNDEPFDVILRRFRRSCEKAGIFTEMRRREFYEKPTSVRKRKGAAAKKREMKRASRGRIRTTRLY, from the coding sequence ATGCCACAAGTTAAAGTAAAAAACGACGAACCATTTGACGTCATCCTGCGCCGCTTCCGTCGCTCTTGCGAGAAAGCTGGTATCTTCACTGAGATGCGTCGTCGTGAATTCTACGAAAAGCCAACTTCAGTACGTAAGCGCAAAGGTGCTGCTGCTAAGAAGCGTGAAATGAAACGTGCCTCACGTGGCCGTATTCGTACTACTCGCCTCTACTAA